A section of the Pseudomonas prosekii genome encodes:
- the rloA2 gene encoding retropepsin-like aspartic peptidase RloA2, whose product MKSLLALLTLVALPVMAAEPTLYGRYEYIALPEIGGEVLKAKMDTGALTASLSAKDIEMFTRDGDEWVRFRLATKDASNKVYEHKIARISKIKARSEEDEDDKDEAAPTKRPVVDLELCLGNVKRTVEVNLTDRSSFNYPLLIGAKALREFNAAVNPARRYTADKPDC is encoded by the coding sequence GTGAAATCCCTCCTTGCACTGCTGACCCTCGTGGCCCTGCCGGTCATGGCCGCCGAGCCGACCCTGTACGGGCGTTACGAATACATCGCGCTGCCGGAAATCGGCGGTGAAGTCCTCAAGGCGAAAATGGACACCGGCGCCCTGACCGCGTCGCTGTCGGCCAAGGACATCGAAATGTTCACCCGCGATGGCGACGAGTGGGTGCGCTTCCGCCTCGCCACCAAAGACGCGAGCAACAAGGTCTACGAACACAAGATCGCCCGGATCAGCAAGATCAAGGCACGCTCCGAAGAAGATGAAGACGACAAGGACGAAGCCGCGCCGACCAAGCGTCCAGTGGTCGATCTGGAATTGTGCCTCGGCAACGTCAAGCGCACGGTCGAGGTCAACCTTACCGACCGCAGCAGCTTCAATTACCCGCTGCTGATCGGCGCCAAGGCCTTGCGCGAATTCAACGCCGCAGTGAACCCGGCACGTCGTTACACCGCCGACAAACCCGACTGCTGA
- the creB gene encoding two-component system response regulator CreB has protein sequence MPHILIVEDEAAIADTLIFALQGEGFTTTWLSLGAAALEHQRETPADLIILDIGLPDISGFETCKQLRRFSEVPVIFLSARDAEIDRVVGLEIGADDYVVKPFSPREVAARVRAILKRMAPRAVAEVAATSTQTPAPTPMLFRIDSERVQISYRGQLLSLTRHEFRLLQCLLEQPERVFSREQLLDALGVPADAGYERSIDSHIKSVRAKLRLVRAEAEPIQTHRGLGYSYSPGHS, from the coding sequence ATGCCTCATATCCTGATTGTCGAAGACGAAGCGGCCATTGCCGATACGTTGATTTTTGCCTTGCAGGGCGAAGGCTTCACCACCACTTGGTTGAGCCTCGGCGCCGCCGCGCTGGAGCATCAGCGCGAGACCCCGGCCGACCTGATCATCCTCGACATCGGCCTGCCCGATATCAGTGGCTTCGAAACCTGCAAGCAACTGCGCCGTTTTAGCGAAGTGCCGGTGATTTTCCTCAGCGCCCGCGACGCCGAAATTGACCGGGTGGTGGGCCTGGAGATCGGCGCCGACGATTACGTGGTCAAGCCGTTCAGCCCACGCGAAGTGGCGGCGCGGGTCCGCGCGATCCTCAAACGCATGGCGCCGCGCGCGGTGGCCGAGGTCGCAGCAACTTCAACTCAAACCCCAGCCCCGACCCCAATGCTGTTTCGCATCGACAGCGAACGCGTGCAGATCAGCTATCGCGGCCAGTTGCTGAGCCTTACCCGCCACGAATTCCGGCTCCTGCAATGCCTGCTCGAACAACCCGAACGTGTCTTCAGCCGCGAACAATTGCTCGACGCGCTGGGCGTTCCGGCCGATGCCGGTTACGAGCGCAGCATCGACAGCCACATCAAAAGCGTGCGAGCCAAATTACGCCTGGTGCGCGCCGAGGCCGAGCCGATCCAGACCCATCGCGGCCTCGGCTACAGCTACAGCCCGGGACACAGCTGA